One Bradyrhizobium sp. ISRA464 genomic window carries:
- a CDS encoding putative quinol monooxygenase yields the protein MIYVIATTPMKPESREDFIKGHKACTVETRKEKGCIAYDGHVSVNDPNLYVVVERWESREDLNAHARAPHMKVWREYSSQMKTGPTVIEIISDGKVEKI from the coding sequence ATGATCTACGTCATTGCCACCACGCCGATGAAGCCGGAGAGCCGCGAGGACTTCATCAAGGGGCACAAGGCCTGCACGGTCGAGACCCGCAAGGAGAAGGGCTGCATCGCCTATGACGGCCATGTCAGCGTCAACGATCCCAACCTCTATGTGGTGGTGGAGCGTTGGGAGAGTCGCGAAGATCTCAATGCGCATGCCCGCGCGCCGCACATGAAGGTGTGGCGGGAATATTCGTCGCAAATGAAGACCGGACCGACGGTGATCGAGATCATCAGCGACGGCAAGGTCGAGAAGATCTAA
- a CDS encoding urease accessory protein UreE, translating to MIRATKVLGQHRWKDTPADTVVLDFDDRHRRRMAMTGTRGLEFLLDLENAVALRGGDALVLEDGRLIEVVAAPEPLVEIRGSDPHHLIRVAWHLGNRHLPTQIMPKGLRIRRDHVIEAMVKGLGARVIEIEAPFDPEGGAYAEHAHAEEPHAHGHAGHDHTHGHAHDHGHEHHHDHGHHHHGDGHLHGHDHQHDAHCGHDHHHHQDHSHAHDHK from the coding sequence ATGATCCGCGCGACCAAGGTTCTGGGACAGCACCGCTGGAAGGATACGCCGGCCGACACCGTCGTGCTCGATTTCGACGACCGGCACCGGCGGCGGATGGCGATGACCGGGACGCGCGGGCTTGAGTTCCTGCTCGATCTCGAGAACGCCGTCGCATTGCGCGGCGGCGATGCGCTGGTGCTGGAGGACGGCCGCCTCATCGAGGTGGTCGCCGCTCCGGAGCCGCTGGTGGAAATCCGCGGCAGCGATCCGCATCATCTGATCCGGGTCGCCTGGCATCTCGGCAACCGTCATCTGCCGACGCAGATCATGCCGAAGGGCCTGCGCATCCGCCGCGATCACGTGATCGAGGCGATGGTGAAGGGGCTCGGCGCCCGCGTCATCGAGATCGAAGCGCCGTTCGATCCCGAGGGCGGTGCCTATGCAGAGCATGCGCATGCCGAAGAGCCGCACGCACATGGCCATGCCGGGCACGATCACACCCACGGCCATGCGCACGATCATGGTCATGAACACCATCATGATCACGGCCATCATCACCACGGTGATGGTCATCTCCATGGTCATGATCATCAGCACGACGCGCATTGCGGTCACGACCATCATCACCATCAAGACCACTCCCATGCTCATGACCACAAATGA
- a CDS encoding putative quinol monooxygenase, with amino-acid sequence MIYVVATLTIKPETRAEFIAAATACIKETRKEPGNIAYDLHESVTDQSKMVFVEQWENAEALVPHRTAEHMKTFGRVAVKCMAAPPRIEVITPEKVDVR; translated from the coding sequence GTGATTTACGTCGTTGCCACGCTGACCATCAAGCCCGAGACCCGCGCCGAATTCATCGCCGCGGCAACGGCCTGCATCAAGGAGACCCGCAAGGAGCCCGGCAACATCGCCTACGACCTGCACGAGAGCGTCACCGACCAAAGCAAGATGGTGTTCGTCGAGCAGTGGGAAAACGCCGAGGCGCTGGTGCCGCATCGCACCGCCGAGCACATGAAGACGTTCGGCCGGGTCGCGGTGAAATGCATGGCCGCCCCGCCGAGGATCGAGGTGATCACCCCGGAGAAGGTTGACGTCCGCTAG